In Wolinella succinogenes DSM 1740, a single genomic region encodes these proteins:
- a CDS encoding type IV pili methyl-accepting chemotaxis transducer N-terminal domain-containing protein, translated as MKRIVKQLIIVGSIVSLCVGTVILSTVLINQKGISDGYIINIAGKERMLSQKISKEIFIINSQDKFEFRELDASIEEFQTKLDILRHGNQKLGVAPPNNKKIENQLEVINVKWLEFKKQVEFFKSSIRALDDDKRFLDANNNQMLTLSDRIVKAMVYSGLSGEDVDDSGRQRMLTQRMAYHLMRYTNKWDAQSYEDFYASFKLYNETILRFYTHPKYKKYPELSEEIKKTYAFWETYSKHIYSVLSNQGKVVASLNYIATENPKLLEEIDKMVALYTVESTSRRTYLETFQYASALILFLIALYSLAVLKGIKNQFDEFIRKSKELASMRIDSSEFSKDKAKELIEMSGDSELSEVSKNLSTFFGRIDEARQSSNRAKELSERITQEIALITEEVATNLDKLELSDEEKRKISEEIDLSEDIAIQSSEELIATSKLLERLRQSLDNIAKHYPNPPASKPL; from the coding sequence ATGAAAAGAATCGTCAAACAGCTCATCATCGTAGGCTCCATCGTCTCCCTCTGCGTGGGCACGGTCATTCTCTCCACCGTGCTTATCAACCAAAAGGGAATTAGCGATGGCTACATCATCAATATCGCGGGCAAAGAGCGGATGCTCAGCCAAAAAATCTCCAAAGAGATCTTCATCATCAACTCTCAAGACAAATTCGAGTTTAGAGAGCTAGACGCTTCTATTGAGGAGTTTCAAACCAAGCTCGATATTCTGCGCCACGGGAATCAAAAACTCGGAGTCGCTCCCCCCAACAACAAAAAAATCGAAAATCAGCTCGAAGTGATCAATGTGAAGTGGCTTGAATTCAAAAAGCAGGTTGAATTTTTCAAATCTTCCATCCGGGCACTAGATGACGACAAGCGATTCCTTGATGCGAACAACAATCAGATGCTCACTCTCTCGGATCGAATCGTCAAGGCGATGGTGTATAGCGGGCTAAGCGGTGAAGATGTTGATGATTCGGGGCGTCAGAGGATGCTCACGCAACGCATGGCCTACCATCTCATGCGCTACACCAACAAATGGGACGCCCAATCTTATGAGGACTTTTACGCCTCGTTCAAGCTCTATAATGAGACGATTCTTCGATTCTACACCCATCCAAAATACAAAAAATACCCTGAACTCTCCGAAGAGATCAAAAAGACCTATGCCTTTTGGGAGACCTACTCCAAGCACATCTATAGCGTGCTCTCCAATCAGGGCAAAGTGGTCGCCTCCCTCAACTACATCGCGACAGAAAACCCTAAGCTCCTAGAGGAGATCGACAAGATGGTCGCGCTCTACACGGTCGAATCAACGAGTCGCCGCACCTATTTAGAGACATTCCAATACGCCTCAGCCCTCATCCTCTTCCTCATTGCACTCTACTCTCTTGCTGTGCTCAAAGGAATCAAGAATCAATTCGATGAGTTCATTCGCAAATCCAAAGAGCTCGCCTCCATGAGAATCGACTCTTCAGAGTTTTCCAAGGACAAAGCCAAAGAGCTTATTGAAATGTCTGGTGATAGCGAGCTAAGCGAGGTCTCCAAGAATCTCTCCACCTTCTTTGGAAGAATCGACGAGGCACGCCAAAGCTCCAATCGCGCCAAAGAGCTGAGCGAGCGCATTACCCAAGAGATCGCGCTCATCACCGAAGAGGTGGCGACCAATCTTGACAAACTAGAGCTAAGCGATGAGGAGAAGCGAAAAATCAGCGAAGAGATCGACCTCTCCGAAGATATCGCCATTCAGTCAAGCGAGGAGCTCATCGCCACCTCAAAACTCCTAGAGCGCCTCAGGCAGTCCTTGGATAATATCGCCAAGCACTACCCTAACCCCCCCGCTTCAAAGCCTCTTTAG
- a CDS encoding TSUP family transporter → MELEVGILVILGLCAFVAGFVDSIAGGGGLITIPALLAVGIPPAQALGTNKLQATFGSFSATLYFWRRGYIELAEMKGAILAVFIASSVGTIFVQFIDAAILSRVIPFLLIGFALYFLFSPKVSNEGSKRYLGALGMALAAGVVGFYDGFFGPGTGSFFAVVFVALGGYGITHATANAKLLNFTSNVASLLFFALGGKVLWIIGLVMAIGQYLGARLGSRAAVKHGARIIKPLIVTASLVISARLLWQQYGG, encoded by the coding sequence ATGGAACTAGAAGTGGGAATCTTGGTGATCTTGGGGTTGTGTGCCTTTGTGGCGGGGTTTGTCGATTCGATTGCGGGGGGAGGGGGTTTGATCACGATTCCAGCGCTTTTGGCGGTGGGTATTCCGCCAGCGCAAGCCCTAGGGACAAACAAGCTTCAAGCCACTTTTGGGAGCTTTTCAGCCACGCTCTATTTTTGGAGGCGCGGTTATATCGAGCTTGCCGAGATGAAGGGGGCTATTTTGGCGGTTTTTATCGCCAGCAGCGTGGGAACGATTTTCGTGCAGTTTATCGATGCGGCGATTCTTTCGCGTGTGATTCCCTTTTTGCTTATAGGATTTGCTCTCTACTTTCTCTTCTCTCCTAAAGTGAGCAATGAAGGCTCAAAGCGCTATTTGGGAGCACTTGGAATGGCTCTAGCCGCGGGAGTGGTTGGCTTTTATGATGGATTTTTTGGACCGGGGACGGGCTCTTTTTTTGCGGTGGTGTTTGTGGCGCTTGGGGGTTATGGAATCACGCACGCCACGGCTAATGCAAAGCTTTTGAACTTCACCTCTAATGTGGCTTCTCTGCTCTTTTTTGCCCTTGGGGGTAAGGTGCTTTGGATTATTGGCTTGGTGATGGCCATAGGGCAATACCTAGGCGCCCGATTGGGCTCCAGGGCGGCGGTGAAGCATGGAGCTAGAATCATCAAGCCTCTCATCGTCACCGCCTCTTTGGTGATTTCAGCGCGATTGCTTTGGCAGCAATACGGAGGCTAA
- the napH gene encoding quinol dehydrogenase ferredoxin subunit NapH, which produces MKFLKHYRFLLLRRTIQLGLLFLYFMANYAGWKLLSGNLSASEVLGVIPLSDPLAILQLFLAGGALGANALLGAFIIAAFYALFAGRAFCAYVCPMNLITDSANYLRRLLGIDTLQRRLLLRRHARYWVLGMALLLSLVLGLPAFEFISPIGILHRGIIFGMGMGGAAILIVFLFDLLAVKNGFCGHLCPLGAFYSLIGRYSLLKVRYQKESCTLCMKCKEVCPEKQVLDLIGKQSGYVLSGECLNCGRCIEVCEGNSLGFSIRSLIEFKKDEKHENIKA; this is translated from the coding sequence ATGAAATTTTTAAAACACTATCGATTCTTACTCCTTCGGCGCACGATTCAATTAGGGCTTCTTTTCCTCTATTTTATGGCCAATTACGCGGGCTGGAAGCTCCTTAGCGGGAATCTCAGCGCCTCGGAGGTGCTGGGGGTGATTCCTCTAAGCGATCCTTTGGCGATTCTTCAGCTTTTTCTAGCCGGAGGCGCGCTTGGTGCCAATGCTCTTTTGGGGGCGTTCATCATCGCGGCTTTTTATGCTTTGTTTGCAGGAAGGGCGTTTTGCGCCTATGTCTGCCCGATGAATCTCATCACCGATAGCGCCAACTATCTAAGGCGCCTTCTAGGGATTGATACCCTCCAAAGACGACTCCTTCTTAGGCGTCACGCGCGCTATTGGGTGTTGGGCATGGCGCTTTTACTCTCTCTTGTTTTGGGGCTTCCCGCCTTTGAGTTTATCAGCCCTATTGGGATTCTCCATCGGGGAATCATCTTTGGGATGGGTATGGGGGGAGCGGCGATTCTGATCGTTTTCCTCTTTGATCTCTTGGCGGTGAAGAATGGCTTTTGCGGACATCTCTGCCCTTTAGGAGCATTCTATTCGCTCATTGGGCGCTATTCGCTTCTAAAAGTGAGATACCAAAAAGAGTCGTGCACCCTCTGCATGAAATGCAAAGAGGTCTGCCCTGAAAAACAGGTGCTGGATCTCATCGGCAAGCAAAGCGGCTATGTCCTAAGCGGTGAATGCCTCAACTGCGGACGCTGCATTGAGGTCTGCGAAGGGAATTCGCTAGGTTTTAGCATCAGAAGTTTGATCGAATTTAAAAAGGATGAAAAGCATGAAAACATCAAAGCTTAA
- a CDS encoding Crp/Fnr family transcriptional regulator, producing the protein MTTQCLRMLEVFSSLQEEELERLLPLAKIRHYAKGEILHYENDEIECVYFLLKGIVKIYKVDRFDNEIFLYSIKKSALITEFSCFGAIQCFANAECLQDCSILSLDLNGLKELFFSSPAILMALFKEFTHKTKELQCVINREIVFDGTAKVAHMLDRELEEFNTLKKQDIAYMLNIQPETLSRILKKLHRDGVIATDIEGNIVVLNHSRLSEIYQ; encoded by the coding sequence ATGACCACCCAATGTTTGCGAATGCTAGAGGTCTTCTCAAGCCTCCAAGAAGAGGAGCTAGAGCGGCTTCTTCCACTAGCGAAAATTCGCCATTACGCCAAAGGTGAAATCCTCCATTACGAAAACGATGAGATTGAGTGCGTCTATTTTCTCCTCAAAGGAATCGTCAAAATCTACAAAGTGGATCGATTCGACAATGAGATTTTTCTCTACTCTATCAAAAAGAGTGCTCTCATCACCGAATTCTCCTGTTTTGGCGCGATTCAGTGCTTTGCTAATGCTGAATGCCTGCAAGATTGCTCGATTTTGAGCCTTGATTTAAATGGGCTCAAAGAGCTCTTCTTCTCCTCGCCCGCAATTCTAATGGCGCTTTTTAAAGAGTTCACCCACAAGACCAAGGAGCTCCAGTGCGTTATCAATCGCGAGATCGTCTTTGATGGCACCGCTAAAGTCGCCCATATGCTAGATAGAGAGCTGGAGGAGTTTAATACCCTCAAAAAGCAAGATATCGCCTATATGCTCAACATTCAGCCCGAAACCCTCTCTAGGATTCTCAAAAAACTCCATCGTGATGGGGTGATCGCTACGGATATTGAGGGAAATATTGTGGTGCTCAACCACTCCCGCCTGAGTGAAATTTATCAATGA
- a CDS encoding c-type cytochrome translates to MNFLKPLFLTFLLTFPLFAQESVEILYQRCVPCHGENGRKVALGKSSIIGGQSHDLLIQKLTAYQEGTLSIKGMGRLMQAQLRDYTYRDLENLSRYIESLH, encoded by the coding sequence GTGAACTTTTTAAAACCTCTTTTTCTTACTTTTCTTTTGACTTTTCCACTCTTTGCCCAAGAGAGCGTCGAGATACTCTATCAGCGCTGTGTCCCTTGCCATGGCGAAAATGGCCGCAAAGTGGCGCTTGGCAAAAGCAGTATCATTGGGGGGCAGTCTCATGATCTCCTCATCCAAAAGCTCACCGCCTACCAAGAGGGCACGCTCAGCATTAAAGGGATGGGGCGACTCATGCAGGCACAACTGCGCGACTACACCTATAGAGACCTAGAGAATCTCTCCCGCTACATCGAAAGCCTCCACTAA
- the napA gene encoding nitrate reductase catalytic subunit NapA: protein MAFSRREFLKSAAAASAASAVGMSVPSQLLAQAQEGEKGWRWDKSVCRFCGTGCGIMVATKNDQIVAVKGDPAAPVNRGLNCIKGYFNAKIMYGADRLTDPLLRVNEKGEFDKQGKFKPVSWKKAFDVMEAQFKRAYNELGPTGIGVFGSGQYTIQEGYMAAKLIKGGFRSNNLDPNARHCMASAVAAFMETFGIDEPAGCYDDIELTDTIITWGANMAEMHPILWARVTDKKLSNPDKVKVINLSTYTNRTSDLADIEIIFTPQTDLAIWNYIAREIVYNHPESIDMEFVKNHCIFTTGFTDIGYGMRTDIKHAKYDPKELDIAAKERSKVLSEAEGVTLRYLGMKAGDVMEMKHNATAGNHWEITFEDFKKALEPYTLDFVAKLAKGNSEESLESFKEKLQKLANLYIEKERKVVSFWTMGMNQHTRGTWVNEQSYMVHFLLGKQAKPGSGAFSLTGQPSACGTAREVGTFSHRLPADMVVANPKHRAVSEKIWKLPEGTLNPKMGAHYMNIMRDLEDGKIKFAWIQVNNPWQNTANANHWIKAAREMDNFIVCSDAYPGISAKVADLILPTAMIYEKWGAYGNAERRTQHWRQQVVPVGNAMPDVWQMAEFSKRFKLKEVWGAKKIDDKLTLPDVLEKAKAMGYSPEDTLFEVLFANSEAKSFKAKDPIGEGFENTEVFGDRRNVAGSDGEVFKGYGFFIHKYLWEEYRRFGNGHGHDLADFDTYHKVRGLKWPVVDGKETQWRFNAKYDPYARKAGSGEFAFYGDAMKELPRGDLLSPKTEEKFKLTNKAKIFFRPYMDPPEMPSSEYPLWLCTGRVLEHWHSGTMTMRVPELYRAVPEALCYMHPEDAKKLGVKQNEAVWVESRRGKVKARVDTRGRNRTPLGLVYVPWFDEKVYINKVCLDATCPISKQTDFKKCAVKVYKA, encoded by the coding sequence ATGGCTTTTTCAAGGCGTGAATTTCTTAAAAGTGCGGCGGCGGCTTCGGCAGCTAGCGCTGTAGGAATGAGTGTTCCTAGCCAACTCCTCGCTCAGGCACAAGAGGGCGAGAAGGGTTGGAGATGGGATAAATCGGTCTGTCGATTCTGCGGGACAGGCTGTGGAATCATGGTCGCCACCAAAAATGACCAAATTGTCGCGGTCAAAGGCGATCCTGCTGCCCCCGTGAATCGAGGGCTCAACTGCATCAAGGGCTACTTCAATGCCAAAATCATGTATGGCGCCGATCGTCTCACCGATCCCCTTCTTCGCGTGAATGAAAAGGGTGAGTTTGACAAGCAGGGCAAGTTCAAGCCCGTGAGCTGGAAAAAGGCGTTTGATGTGATGGAGGCCCAGTTCAAGAGAGCCTACAATGAGCTTGGTCCCACCGGAATTGGCGTTTTTGGCTCAGGCCAATACACCATCCAAGAGGGATACATGGCGGCCAAACTCATCAAAGGAGGCTTTAGAAGCAACAACCTAGACCCCAATGCAAGACACTGTATGGCCAGCGCCGTGGCGGCTTTCATGGAGACCTTTGGAATCGATGAGCCTGCGGGTTGCTATGATGATATTGAGCTCACCGACACCATCATCACATGGGGCGCCAACATGGCCGAGATGCACCCGATTCTTTGGGCACGCGTCACCGATAAAAAGCTCTCCAATCCCGACAAAGTCAAAGTGATCAATCTCTCCACCTACACCAACCGAACCTCTGACCTTGCCGATATTGAGATCATCTTCACCCCCCAAACCGATCTAGCCATTTGGAACTATATTGCCAGAGAGATCGTTTATAACCACCCTGAAAGCATTGATATGGAGTTTGTGAAGAATCACTGCATCTTCACCACAGGATTCACCGATATCGGCTATGGCATGAGAACGGATATCAAGCACGCCAAATATGACCCCAAAGAGCTTGATATTGCCGCCAAAGAGAGATCCAAAGTCCTTAGCGAGGCCGAGGGCGTGACCCTGCGCTACCTAGGAATGAAAGCGGGCGATGTGATGGAGATGAAGCACAATGCCACCGCAGGAAATCACTGGGAGATCACTTTTGAGGACTTCAAAAAAGCGCTTGAGCCCTACACGCTTGATTTTGTCGCTAAGCTCGCCAAAGGAAACAGCGAAGAATCGCTTGAATCATTCAAAGAGAAGCTCCAAAAACTCGCCAATCTCTACATCGAAAAAGAGCGCAAAGTGGTCAGCTTTTGGACGATGGGAATGAATCAGCACACCAGAGGAACATGGGTGAATGAGCAGAGCTACATGGTCCACTTCCTCCTTGGCAAACAAGCCAAACCCGGAAGTGGAGCCTTCTCGCTCACAGGTCAACCCAGTGCCTGCGGAACCGCTAGAGAGGTGGGGACTTTCTCTCATCGACTCCCTGCAGATATGGTCGTGGCCAACCCCAAACACCGTGCGGTGAGTGAAAAAATCTGGAAACTTCCCGAGGGAACGCTCAATCCCAAAATGGGCGCGCACTACATGAACATCATGCGAGACCTTGAGGATGGGAAGATCAAATTTGCTTGGATTCAGGTCAATAACCCTTGGCAGAACACCGCCAATGCCAACCACTGGATCAAAGCCGCTAGAGAGATGGATAACTTCATCGTCTGCTCGGATGCCTATCCGGGAATCAGTGCCAAAGTCGCCGACCTCATCCTGCCCACAGCGATGATTTATGAGAAGTGGGGAGCCTATGGAAACGCTGAACGAAGGACGCAACACTGGAGACAGCAAGTCGTCCCCGTAGGAAATGCGATGCCTGATGTATGGCAGATGGCGGAATTCTCCAAGCGATTCAAGCTCAAAGAGGTTTGGGGAGCCAAAAAGATCGATGATAAGCTCACCCTGCCTGATGTGCTAGAGAAAGCCAAGGCGATGGGATATAGCCCTGAAGATACACTTTTTGAGGTGCTCTTTGCCAACAGTGAAGCCAAGAGCTTCAAGGCCAAAGACCCCATTGGAGAGGGCTTTGAAAACACTGAAGTCTTTGGTGATCGGAGAAATGTTGCAGGAAGCGATGGGGAGGTCTTTAAGGGGTATGGATTCTTTATCCATAAATACCTCTGGGAAGAGTATCGCCGCTTTGGAAATGGCCATGGACACGACTTGGCCGACTTTGACACCTATCATAAAGTGCGAGGACTCAAATGGCCTGTCGTGGATGGCAAAGAGACACAATGGCGATTCAATGCCAAATATGACCCCTACGCTAGAAAAGCGGGAAGCGGCGAGTTTGCTTTCTATGGCGATGCGATGAAAGAGCTTCCTAGAGGCGATCTGCTCTCCCCTAAAACAGAGGAGAAGTTCAAGCTCACCAACAAAGCCAAAATTTTCTTCCGACCCTACATGGATCCACCTGAGATGCCTAGTAGCGAATATCCCCTATGGCTATGCACTGGACGCGTCTTGGAACATTGGCACAGCGGCACAATGACCATGAGGGTGCCTGAGCTCTATCGAGCAGTCCCTGAAGCGCTCTGCTATATGCACCCTGAAGATGCCAAAAAGCTTGGCGTCAAACAAAATGAAGCCGTCTGGGTGGAGAGTCGAAGGGGCAAGGTGAAGGCTAGAGTGGACACAAGAGGACGAAACCGAACCCCTCTTGGGCTTGTCTATGTGCCTTGGTTTGACGAGAAAGTCTATATCAACAAAGTCTGCCTTGATGCGACCTGCCCCATCTCTAAGCAGACCGACTTCAAAAAATGCGCCGTGAAGGTCTATAAAGCCTAA
- the napG gene encoding ferredoxin-type protein NapG yields MMKELQSDERRRVILGSLQGIGVALASSLAWSAFVSENAKASLLLRPPGAKPEKEFLRSCIRCGLCVNACPFETLKLASAGSGLPLGTPYFVPRSTPCYMCEDIPCVPACPSGALESDLVSTLIEGKKRLEIKKAQMGVAVVDQNHCIAFWGIQCDACYRACPLLDEAITLEYKRNDRTGKHSFLLPVVNSDACTGCGLCERACVTEKAAIFVLPREVALGRVGSNYIKGWDEKDEGRLEGVGGIEKTQTKRSEKEVKDYLNSGEL; encoded by the coding sequence ATGATGAAAGAGCTTCAATCAGACGAACGGAGGAGGGTTATCCTAGGAAGCCTGCAGGGAATTGGCGTCGCGCTCGCAAGCTCTCTTGCTTGGAGCGCCTTTGTGAGCGAAAACGCCAAGGCTTCGCTTCTCTTAAGACCTCCGGGCGCCAAACCTGAGAAGGAGTTTCTTAGGAGCTGCATTCGATGCGGCCTTTGCGTGAATGCCTGTCCTTTTGAGACACTCAAACTTGCAAGCGCAGGGAGCGGCCTGCCTCTTGGCACGCCCTACTTTGTGCCAAGGAGCACCCCTTGCTATATGTGCGAGGATATTCCTTGCGTGCCCGCCTGTCCAAGCGGGGCGCTAGAGAGCGACCTTGTGAGCACTCTTATAGAGGGCAAAAAGCGCCTAGAGATCAAAAAGGCTCAGATGGGAGTGGCGGTGGTCGATCAGAATCACTGTATTGCCTTTTGGGGAATTCAGTGTGATGCTTGCTATCGTGCCTGTCCATTACTGGATGAGGCGATCACGCTTGAATACAAGCGCAATGATCGAACGGGCAAACACTCCTTTTTGCTCCCTGTAGTTAATAGTGATGCTTGCACGGGTTGCGGACTTTGCGAGCGTGCCTGCGTCACAGAAAAGGCGGCGATTTTTGTTCTGCCTAGAGAGGTGGCGCTTGGCAGAGTGGGCAGCAACTATATCAAAGGATGGGATGAAAAAGATGAGGGACGCCTTGAGGGCGTAGGAGGAATAGAGAAGACCCAAACCAAGCGAAGCGAAAAAGAGGTGAAAGATTACCTCAATAGCGGGGAGTTGTAA
- a CDS encoding nitrate reductase cytochrome c-type subunit has protein sequence MKTSKLNFLTLVASTGLALAFLSGCTSNTGTTQSAKLYSEEELGLRKATIYNENKTLVKEFEYSKEPAGASKVYERSFENAPPMIPHDVEGMMDMSREINMCTSCHLPEVAEAAAATPMPKSHFFNMRTGEDLKGAMDEARYNCSQCHTPQANVTPLVDNRFRPEFRGEDAKNRSNLIDTLNEGVK, from the coding sequence ATGAAAACATCAAAGCTTAACTTTCTCACTCTGGTTGCATCCACGGGATTGGCTTTAGCCTTCTTAAGCGGCTGCACCTCCAACACCGGCACAACCCAAAGCGCCAAACTCTATAGCGAAGAGGAGCTAGGGCTAAGAAAGGCAACGATTTACAACGAGAACAAAACTCTAGTCAAAGAGTTTGAATACAGCAAAGAGCCCGCAGGAGCCTCTAAGGTCTATGAGCGTTCTTTTGAGAATGCACCCCCGATGATTCCTCATGATGTTGAGGGAATGATGGATATGAGCAGAGAGATAAATATGTGCACCTCCTGCCATCTCCCTGAAGTAGCCGAGGCGGCGGCGGCGACACCGATGCCAAAGTCTCACTTTTTCAACATGAGAACAGGAGAAGACTTGAAGGGAGCCATGGATGAGGCACGATACAACTGCTCTCAGTGCCACACCCCCCAAGCCAATGTCACCCCCTTGGTGGATAATCGATTCCGTCCTGAATTCCGAGGAGAGGATGCCAAGAATCGCTCCAATCTCATCGACACGCTCAATGAAGGGGTGAAGTGA